A stretch of Gadus macrocephalus chromosome 17, ASM3116895v1 DNA encodes these proteins:
- the actn3b gene encoding alpha-actinin-3b, which translates to MTAVETTMTYNSYVIHQEEAYMTQEEGWDRDLLLDPAWEKQQRKTFTAWCNSHLRKAGTQIENIEEDFRNGLKLMLLLEVISGERLPKPDKGKMRFHKIANVNKALDYICSKGVKLVSIGAEEIVDGNAKMTLGMIWTIILRFAIQDISVEETSAKEGLLLWCQRKTAPYRNVNVQNFHISWKDGLALCALIHRHRPDLIDYSKLRKDDPIGNLNTAFEVAEKFLDIPKMLDAEDIVNTPKPDEKAIMTYVSCFYHAFAGAEQAETAANRICKVLAVNQENEKLMEEYEKLASELLEWIRRTIPWLENRAAEQTMRAMQQKLEDFRDYRRVHKPPRVQEKCQLEINFNTLQTKLRLSNRPAFMPSEGKMVSDIANAWKGLEQVEKGYEEWLLTEIRRLERLDHLAEKFKQKCSLHETWTSGKEELLSQKDFESASLMEIRALMRKHEAFESDLAAHQDRVEQIAAIAQELNELDYHDAVTVNARCQGICDQWDNLGTLTQKRRDSLERVEKLWETIDQLYLEFAKRAAPFNNWMDGAMEDLQDMFIVHSIEEIQSLITAHDQFKATLPEADKERMATMGIQSEILKIAQTYGIKLSGINPYTNLSPQDISNKWDAVKHLVPLRDQMLQEEVARQQANERLRRQFAAQANIIGPWIQTKMEEIGHVSADITGSLEDQMNNLKQYEQNIINYKSNIDKLEGDHQLSQESLIFDNKHTNYTMEHIRVGWEQLLTTIARTINEVENQILTRDAKGISQEQLNEFRASFNHFDRKRNGMMDPDDFRACLISMGYDLGEVEFARIMTLVDANNTGVVTFQAFIDFMTRETAETDTAEQVMASFKILASDKSYITVDELRRELPLEQAEYCISRMTRYVGADGTTGALDYISFSSALYGESDL; encoded by the exons acgTTCACAGCATGGTGTAACTCCCACTTGAGGAAGGCTGGTACCCAGATCGAGAACATCGAGGAGGACTTCAGGAATGGCCTGAAGCTCATGCTTCTGCTGGAGGTCATCTCtg GTGAGAGGCTGCCCAAACCCGACAAAGGCAAGATGCGTTTCCACAAGATCGCCAACGTCAACAAAGCGCTGGACTACATCTGCAGCAAGGGAGTCAAGCTGGTGTCTATCGGTGCTGAGG AAATCGTTGATGGCAATGCAAAGATGACCCTCGGTATGATCTGGACAATCATCCTGCGTTTCGCCATCCAGGACATCTCCGTagaag AGACCTCCGCTAAGGAAGGTCTTCTGCTTTGGTGCCAGAGGAAGACTGCCCCCTACAGGAACGTCAACGTGCAGAACTTCCACATCAG TTGGAAGGACGGCCTAGCTCTGTGCGCCCTCATCCACAGACACAGACCCGACCTCATTGATTACTCCAAACTGAGAAAG GACGACCCCATCGGCAACCTGAACACCGCCTTCGAGGTGGCGGAGAAGTTCCTGGACATCCCCAAGATGCTGGACGCTGAAG ATATCGTGAACACCCCCAAGCCCGACGAGAAGGCCATCATGACCTACGTGTCCTGCTTCTACCACGCCTTCGCCGGGGCCGAACAG GCGGAGACTGCTGCCAACCGCATCTGCAAAGTCCTGGCCGTCAACCAGGAGAACGAGAAGCTGATGGAGGAGTACGAGAAGCTGGCCAGCGAG CTGCTGGAATGGATCCGCCGCACCATCCCGTGGCTGGAGAACCGCGCGGCCGAGCAGACCATGCGCGCCATGCAGCAGAAGCTGGAGGACTTCCGCGACTACCGCCGCGTGCACAAGCCGCCCCGCGTGCAGGAGAAGTGCCAGCTGGAGATCAACTTCAACACCCTGCAGACCAAGCTGCGGCTCAGCAACAGGCCCGCCTTCATGCCCTCCGAGGGCAAGATGGTGTCG GACATCGCCAACGCGTGGAAGGGGCTAGAGCAGGTGGAGAAGGGCTACGAGGAGTGGCTGCTCACCGAGATCCGCCGGCTGGAGAGACTCGACCACCTGGCCGAGAAGTTCAAGCAGAAGTGCAGCCTGCACGAGACCTGGACCtcag GCAAGGAGGAGCTGCTGTCCCAGAAGGACTTTGAGTCGGCCTCCCTGATGGAGATCCGTGCCCTGATGAGGAAGCACGAGGCCTTCGAGAGTGACCTGGCCGCCCACCAGGACCGCGTGGAGCAGATCGCCGCCATCGCCCAGGAGCTCAA tgagcTGGACTACCACGATGCCGTCACAGTCAACGCCCGCTGCCAGGGTATCTGCGACCAGTGGGACAACCTGGGAACCCTGACCCAGAAGAGGAGAGACTCcctggag cgCGTGGAGAAGCTGTGGGAGACCATCGACCAGCTGTACCTGGAGTTTGCCAAGAGGGCGGCGCCTTTCAACAACTGGATGGACGGAGCCATGGAGGACCTGCAGGACATGTTCATCGTCCACAGCATCGAGGAgatccag agTCTGATCACGGCCCACGACCAGTTCAAGGCCACCCTGCCCGAGGCAGACAAGGAGCGCATGGCCACCATGGGCATCCAGAGTGAGATCCTGAAGATCGCCCAGACCTACGGCATCAAGCTGTCCGGCATCAACCCCTACACCAACCTCTCCCCCCAGGACATCAGCAACAAGTGGGACGCT GTGAAGCACCTGGTGCCCCTCAGAGACCAAAtgctgcaggaggaggtggccAGACAGCAGGCCAACGAGAGGCTGAGGCGCCAGTTCGCTGCCCAGGCCAACATCATCGGGCCCTGGATCCAAACCAAGATGGAG GAGATCGGCCATGTGTCGGCTGACATCACCGGCTCCCTGGAGGACCAGATGAACAACCTGAAGCAGTACGAGCAGAACATCATCAACTACAAGTCCAACATCGACAAGCTGGAGGGAGACCACCAGCTCAGCCAGGAGTCACTCATCTTCGACAACAAGCACACTAACTACACcatggag CACATCCGCGTGGGCTGGGAGCAGCTGTTGACCACCATCGCACGGACCATCAACGAGGTGGAGAACCAGATCCTGACCCGCGACGCCAAGGGCATCAGCCAGGAGCAGCTCaacgagttcagggcctccttCAACCACTTCGACAGG AAGAGGAACGGCATGATGGATCCCGATGACTTCCGTGCCTGCCTCATCTCCATGGGTTACGATCTg GGTGAGGTTGAATTTGCCCGCATCATGACCCTGGTGGACGCCAACAACACAGGCGTGGTCACCTTCCAGGCCTTCATCGACTTCATGACCCGCGAGACGGCCGAGACCGACACCGCAGAACAGGTCATGGCCTCCTTCAAGATCCTGGCCTCCGACAAG tcctacATCACGGTGGACGAGCTGCGCCGGGAGCTGCCCCTGGAGCAGGCCGAGTACTGCATCAGCCGCATGACCCGCTACGTGGGCGCCGACGGCACCACCGGAGCCCTGGACTACATCTCCTTCTCCAGCGCCCTGTACGGGGAGAGCGACTTGTAa